In the Aromatoleum bremense genome, one interval contains:
- a CDS encoding thioredoxin family protein, with the protein MTTNTVYSATAPDRAEIDALQAPTVVEFGANWCGYCQAAQPSIAAAFDRHPRVRHIRIEDGKGRKLGRSFGVKLWPTLIFLSQGREVARLVRPADADAIAEALGRIDTGA; encoded by the coding sequence ATGACGACGAACACCGTCTATTCCGCGACCGCCCCCGATCGTGCCGAGATTGATGCGCTGCAGGCCCCCACCGTCGTCGAGTTCGGTGCGAACTGGTGCGGATATTGCCAGGCTGCGCAACCGTCGATTGCCGCAGCCTTCGACCGCCATCCGCGCGTGCGCCACATCAGGATCGAAGATGGCAAGGGGCGCAAGCTGGGTCGCTCGTTCGGCGTGAAGCTGTGGCCGACGCTGATCTTTCTGAGTCAGGGGAGGGAAGTCGCCCGCCTGGTTCGCCCCGCCGATGCGGACGCGATCGCCGAGGCGCTCGGACGGATCGACACCGGAGCGTGA